In Camelus dromedarius isolate mCamDro1 chromosome 3, mCamDro1.pat, whole genome shotgun sequence, one DNA window encodes the following:
- the SLC6A19 gene encoding sodium-dependent neutral amino acid transporter B(0)AT1, with amino-acid sequence MVRLVLPNPGLEARTPSLGQLEHIEEEERSSRPKWDNKAQYMLTCVGFCVGLGNVWRFPYLCQSHGGGAFMIPFLILLVLEGIPLLYLEFAIGQRLRKGSVGVWSAIHPALKGVGIASMFVSFMVSLYYNTIIAWVMWYFFNSFQDPLPWSQCPLNANQTGYVEECARSSPVDYFWYRETLNISTSINSSGSVQWWILLSLTCAWSVLYVCVIRGIETTGKAVYITSTLPYIVLTIFLIRGLTLKGATSGIVFLFTPNVTELANPVTWLDAGAQVFYSFSLAFGGLISFSSYNSVHNNCEMDSLIVSVINGFTSVYAATVVYSIIGFRATERFDDCFSTNILTLINGFDLPEGNVTQENFAEMQQWCNASDPAAYAELKFHTCDMKSFLSEGVEGTGLAFIVFTEAITKMPLSPLWAVLFFVMLFCLGLSSMFGNMEGVLIPLQDLNVLPKKWPKELLTGLICLGTYLIAFIFTLNSGQYWLSLLDSYAGSIPLLIIAFFEMFSVVYVYGVDRFNRDIEFMIGHKPNIFWQVMWRVVSPLLMLVIFLFFLVIEVNEDLIYSVWDPAYEEFPKSKKVKYPPWVYAVVVLVAGVPCLIIPGFAVYKLIRNRCRRRGDHQGLVSSPSSASVNGDLRS; translated from the exons ATGGTGAGGCTGGTGCTGCCCAACCCGGGGCTGGAGGCCCGGACCCCATCCCTGGGCCAGCTGGAGCACattgaggaggaggagagaagctcCCGGCCCAAGTGGGACAACAAGGCCCAGTACATGCTCACCTGCGTGGGCTTCTGTGTGGGCCTGGGCAACGTGTGGCGCTTCCCCTACCTGTGCCAGAGCCACGGTGGAG GGGCGTTTATGATCCCGTTTCTCAtcctgctggtcttggaggggATCCCCCTGCTCTACCTGGAGTTCGCCATCGGGCAGAGGCTGCGGAAGGGCAGCGTGGGCGTCTGGAGCGCCATCCACCCCGCCCTGAAGGGTGTAG gcATCGCGTCCATGTTCGTGTCCTTCATGGTCAGCCTCTACTACAACACCATCATCGCCTGGGTCATGTGGTACTTCTTCAACTCCTTCCAGGACCCCCTGCCTTGGAGCCAGTGCCCGCTCAACGCCAACCAGACGG GCTACGTGGAGGAGTGTGCCCGCAGCTCCCCCGTGGACTACTTCTGGTACCGGGAGACCCTCAACATCTCCACGTCCATCAACTCCTCGGGCTCCGTGCAGTGGTGGATCCTGCTCTCGCTGACCTGTGCCTGGAGCGTGCTCTACGTGTGCGTCATCCGGGGCATCGAGACCACGGGCAAG gccGTGTACATCACCTCGACGCTGCCCTACATCGTCCTGACCATCTTCCTCATCCGGGGCCTGACGCTCAAGGGCGCCACCAGCGGCATCGTCTTCCTCTTCACGCCCAAC GTCACGGAGCTGGCCAACCCGGTCACCTGGCTGGACGCGGGCGCGCAGGTCTTCTACTCCTTCTCGCTGGCCTTCGGGGGCCTCATCTCCTTCTCCAGCTACAACTCCGTCCA CAACAACTGCGAGATGGACTCACTGATCGTGTCCGTGATCAACGGCTTCACGTCTGTGTACGCGGCCACTGTGGTCTACTCCATCATCGGCTTCCGCGCCACCGAGCGCTTCGATGACTGCTTCAGCAC GAACATCCTGACCCTCATCAATGGCTTCGATCTGCCGGAGGGCAACGTGACACAGGAGAACTTCGCAGAGATGCAGCAGTGGTGCAACGCCTCCGACCCCGCCGCCTACGCGGAGCTCAAGTTCCACACCTGCGACATGAAGTCCTTCCTCTCCGAG GGCGTGGAGGGCACCGGCCTGGCCTTCATTGTCTTCACCGAGGCCATCACCAAGATGCCGCTGTCCCCGCTCTGGGCCGTCCTCTTCTTCGTCATGCTCTTCTGCCTGGGGCTGTCGTCCATGTTCGGGAACATGGAGGGTGTGCTCATACCCCTGCAGGACCTCAATGTCCTCCCCAAAAAGTGGCCCAAGGAACTGCTCACAG GCCTCATCTGCCTGGGGACCTATCTCATCGCCTTCATCTTCACGCTGAACTCCGGCCAGTACTGGCTGTCCCTGCTGGACAGCTACGCCGGCTCCATCCCCCTGCTCATCATCGCCTTCTTCGAGATGTTCTCCGTCGTCTACGTGTACGGCGTGGACAG GTTCAACAGGGACATCGAGTTCATGATTGGCCACAAGCCCAACATCTTCTGGCAAGTCATGTGGAGAGTGGTCAGCCCCCTGCTCATGCTGGTCATCTTTCTGTTCTTCCTCGTGATCGAGGTCAACGAGGATCTGATATACAGCGTCTGGGACCCTGCCTAT GAGGAGTTTCCGAAGTCCAAGAAGGTCAAGTACCCGCCCTGGGTGTACGCGGTGGTGGTCCTCGTGGCCGGGGTGCCCTGTCTCATCATCCCCGGCTTCGCAGTCTACAAGCTCATCAGGAACCGCTGCCGGAGGCGGGGGGACCACCAGGGGCTGGTCAGCTCACCGTCCTCAGCCTCTGTGAACGGGGACCTGAGGTCCTGA